Genomic window (Alnus glutinosa chromosome 9, dhAlnGlut1.1, whole genome shotgun sequence):
caccgggaccgcacaaggactcatgctttcacgcacataccccttctccaataattcacctacttgcctctgaagttccttggtctcctcaggattgctcctataagcaggtcggttaggaattgatgcaccgggtatgaaatcaatttgatgttcaatccctcggattggaggtaagccactaggtacctcttcgggaaagacatcttcaaacttctgcaaaagagaaacaatattgctcggcaaagtaccgacgagatcattagtacataaaagagcctccttgtacatgagtacaataaggggctggtgtgaaaataatgctctcttgatctcacttttttttgcaatgtaactgaatttttcctctcttgctctcactatggccgaaatcctctctctttctttttcactctgatcaatgtttttctctctttctttttttttcaactctttttttccactttcggccttcctttctttttcttttttcttttcatttgatctttgtaactttagttggtcctccatgacctgttttggagttaatggcacaagagtaatgggttgccttttaagagtgaaagaatacctatttgtgaatccatcatgcgtaaccctccgatcatactgccatggtcttcccaacaataaatggcatgcatgcataggaaccacatcacaaagcacctcatcctcatatttgccttgtcaccttgatttcgccacattcattcagccactgaagccagtaagggtgaggatgtttcaaggtggttaaggcaaatttctccaccaaataagtgctggctacgtttgtgcaactcccaccatcaataatgacgctgcaaactttgttatttacaaagcaccgagtatgaaacaagttttccctttggttactttcttcctccttaacttgcacattgagaactcgccttgctaccaataaatctccaaccacagcattttgctcatcatcggcatcctccaaaggtggcatgtcatcatcatctacttcttcctcattctccgactcaagctctccttgggcgtttatcaccatcacccttttgtttacacactggctggctatgtgtccccgcccctgacatttaaaacacttaatatcacgtgttttagaaatagaagcctcggtgttacctgaagtagtggtggttgttggtttggcattcttagagggttcaaatttttgcttattttgaagctgctcgtccctttttggagctgtcttccatgggctggtggtagccataggttgtcccctcctagccaatccctttcgtttgaattgttcctccacttttatggcttgatgcaccatatctgttaactcaacatagtgctgcaactcgactatatctgcaatctcacgatttaaaccgtgcaaaaacctagccatggtggcttctcggtcctcttctacattagcccggatcattgctacctccatctccttgtaatactcatccacactcttggaaccttgagttaacctctgcaacttttgatacaatcccccataataatggttgggtacaaaacgcctcctcataagcattttcatctcctcccaagtgtccacgggtggctctctatttctcctcctattaatcagtaattgatcccaccaaacaatggcataatctgtgaattcaattgcagccaacttaaccttctttatctccgagtagttgtgacaatcaaacaccatctccattttagtttcccactccaaataagcttcaggatcatttttaccttgaaaagacggaattttaatctttatgtttcctaaatcattatccctcttaggcctacccatcctagcttctctattcccatacccacgctcaaacctgcctcggttcaaatatggctcatcaaattcctccaactccgcctcttcctcaacattccgccacggaacacgcccaccttgttgcctattgggattgtcttgttgctgtcccctaggagtttctgcttctaccctgtccaacctctcgtgaataggttctaattcagccctcaacatacgcctcatctcccctaacaacgcttgcatttggaggttcgaagctgcgggttgtcgaaattcttcggttgtgtcttcttcttgattattggacatgtttagaatctgcaaaacaaggttagaatcctcacaagcactccctcacgtgtttcactcaagaattaatacacttacactcgtgttttcactctaaacggcttttaccctcttttggtctcacacactcttgcctttttccactcttttgtgtcttcttagttcttaatcgaacttcaagaaactaattcaaaataatccagcagcaattgagaaataaccaaaactcatcaaaaaggtcaagaacttgaataatgtgagaaacaagatagaaaggaagaaattttcttactcagaaaggtcaagaacttgaataaggtgagaaacaagatagaaagtaagaaattttcttactggagtcgagtactttttttttttttttttttttttttttttttttttttcacagcagggaacaggagattaaaaaaaatagaaacaataataaaagatagtcaaacttgccttagaaccaaggctctgataccaaaatgatatgaactccaccaacaaatgtgatgaaacccgatagcaatgatggtttgaaaccccaagatcgtgtagacaagaattgttgaggcttgacccgtcacctaactagatgagaaaccaagactacgaaggattgaaacgccacaccaagaatctgaatctcttcaagaatcaaggtgataagtttggttgtttgaacgccacaagattaacttgataagctcaaaaagttctttcaagaacaaagaggaacacaagacctcacaataataattttctgaaaacaaaattctatatcccttacaaaattcgttatgcccatatatatacttggaacaaccctccaagaataggaaaagtcttaattatagctttaaaagcaacacaagtgccaacataaacaagtcccaatatttttaggtctctttggacttctagaggcaaccaaaataactaaatgactaaattcataaccagccaagaccaagttcattcccctatttaatatccttgaaactcaacgagttcacaccctttaatggtcaaaccaagctggtcacgtttttgcatgctaattatcctcttcaactgctttgatgacatggactaagccttgattattatttgagcccattttggtctttttagaatcagcccaattctcttggattagcccatttagtgcttccttgaaacgtttggctctaagtcttgtaattgggccactaggaagtgacaaagggtcttgcacaacttcagccccattcccatgtgtatgatcagcatgtccagctccttggtttccatcacaAGGGGGGTCTTGTACTCTCATCTTGGGCTCTGAAGAGACGTCCAGCTCAAACTAAAGAATGATCTTTGTGACCAAGCACGCAAAAGGAAGCCCTATAGAATGATCATCTCTCATCTCCAACATACAGTTGAGGATGTGCTTGCCTAAGGAAAAAGGCATCCTCGTCACTATCGCATATAGAAACTGAGCCCCCTTCAAGGTATGCTCACTCCTGCGAACAGTGAGCTAGAGATTATGCTGAACAATCTTTGCGAGCAGGCGGTGGAGGGGAGAAAAGGCATCGATTCTGATGTGAGCAAGTGCTCGCTCCTCGCCCTATGGATGAGCATGAAAGAAATCCCAAAGTAGGAGGCTCCAGAACCTCGTTGAATGGATTTGCTAATATGGGAAGCACAGGTACACatatgtgcaaattttaatactcgcaagcgtatgaatcgtttgcaatatagtataTGTGCAAGAGCAAGATCGTATCCATAAGGAATTgtgttgtaaaaattaatttctatttaaactaattctattttaacctagttctgaatttttgggttttgtgaataaagaaaaaataaaataaaacaaaacaaaatgtactaaggttttagaatccacacccaccaaatcacagcaatatattctcatgttcgtcAATACATATCCAAAATTCTCACCTTACAAATcctatgtatgttctactatgcttcaaaaattaattaaatcattcaatgaatccgttctttgcacaaatcataAAAGATATCTGGTTTAAACCGAataatcaaatgtatccgtagaacgaaacacaatgaatatccaatgttttgataaatgaaaaatccaagcaattaattaaatgagacttatctcaaatcatcacatgtatccggagatcacaatagatatccaagaaatcatctcaataattgaaaagaagtaaaacattgaaaaatattaaaccaTATAAAATCGGATCGTgtaaactctcatgaaaatattgttgctcttcaaaggcgaggtttcattctcaaccttagttaaaaaaaaataaaaaaaaaataaaaaaaaaaataaaaaattagctactcattactaagaaaaaaatattaaattttattaagaacataaaaataaaaacttacaaagaatagaagccaaagaacccagcttttgctatgtacaatgttgggatgtGTCCTAAATGGAGCCtagcagggggtatttatagcagaagattaggttaaacctaacttttacaaaatgacacctctacccctctaaaccctaataggagaagagaacgctagggtttagggccatattttcaaaatggcacctctacccctcaaaaaccctaataagagaaaagaatgttagggtttagtgtttGCAGCCGctaggaacaaggaaattcgcgtTCTTATATTTCAGGGCACTTATGACATAGTAaacattcgaattaggaaaattatatttcacaatgatttgtagcattttgaattagctttccaatgccgcTAAGctttaattcaaaataatagtTTTGAATTAGCATTTTGCtcaaagttatggtcaaaatactataacttgtgCAAAACCTAAACTTTAATTTAATCCGATTTtgatttccaaaatttgcatttttcactttaaaactattattttctctccatgatctgcaaaataccaaaatacaaaaactaacaaaaaacattaaaaaataacaatgctaaaggtttagcaaatgtgaattaaggggttcaaatatacaatatttggcactcatcatacACCAATAATCCTACTGATAACCTGTGGATCAACCTGAAAAACATGCCCCTGAACAGTAGACTGAAGAATAATGCCACTGTCATCATCCTGTACCACCTGCAGGTTTATCAGCAATAATGTCTAGTGGTGCCACCATGACATCTACTCAAGCTACATTCATCTCTGGGATAGCTTGCCTATTCTTTATTCTGGCCCTGGTAGCAGCTATGCCTTCTTCTGTCATTTGACAAACTCTGCGCTAAGAATTGCTAGCAGACatacaaaagaaattttattagtcCCACAAAAATTTCGGCATTATAATGGCAGTAAACTggatacccaaaaaaaatttacacatgaaaaataggagtccataaacatatataatgtTAAACCAACCCCAGCAACAGATAATAAAGACAAtttcatgcattatttatctTAACAAACATATTCCacaaaaaaatcctaatattctaacagttaataaaaactaaaaagaacaaaaataaataacaaagtacctggaatgaagagaaaatgtacaaaaagacaaaataggTTGAGAACTCATGAGAAGACACGACAAAAACGCACCAAACCTTAGAAACTCAAGAGAAAAACAGTAGAAATGAGAGGCATGTGAGGCCTAAGGAGAAAAGAACATAGACTTAAACATGTAGGGTATTCGTCCAGACGTGCAACTTACCCATCTAGACGGCCACTGCCATATTAGCAATCGGCATAACCgcgcgcgtctggacgtgtCACTCAACTATCCGAACGACTGACCCGCACACGTTCGGACCAAATAGGAGGTATGTCCGGACGCTtaacactgaaaatctgaaactgaagaaaaatttgtagaaaaaatattgttccctaaagttagcttcagcaCACGCATGTACaatcaactgataaagtagtcaaatagcatttcaaaaatatgcaaagatataattgagatttaagaattcaatcagcacaaatttcTCTTcggatagaaattttaaataaattactcaactcatgcatgcttgtgtgtgtgaaagctttcccaataaggtatgaaattcactgatatgacttaaagcaactgaattttcttaaACAACAGAGAAAATcgatgatagatcagtcaaaagtcaaacattcttttactagggcctagccaccctcttctgatatactccccctaagctgcaacatttttcttttacttagtcctttaatgtccatctattttcgcaatgatttggtcactgactgcttctttagggacaagtttaagaacagctttatagcacaataaggagtggattttttttatatatctatatatttgaaatttgaatgctttttatcacttggcacagcaacctagaaagaatgccagaatttataggttctaggttcaactagcgagttggtcaatttgaccagcTTAGCAAAAAATtctctctcataagaatttccagaagccaaaagtcaaagagaaaaaaaaaaatgtaccttaggggagctttggatagtgcacaaattatcatcgcatgagaaaagcaactatctagcattaagatgcacaatAAAACTCAGCAGATATCaagtataaactctcaatcatatataagtatagtcaatcaatgcacaatgaattaaggtatcaggcaaaaacaataaaaacatgcttcattggtaaagaaacaaaactaaacctaGCACGTATGACAAGATCAAACAcgtcctcaaggagagaggtttagaaatactaGAACAAAAAAGCAGAagtttttctgtcatccccaaattgTACCTGCAAAAGTTtttcaagaacatcaagagaaatagggggataaaataataatggttcctagattggaaggcaaagaaaaatatttcagggagaaaataatgcaatgcaatcaaaccagATGGTCTAGGATtaagaaccaaatcctaggcatgtgtacccttatcatctaggtgagtccattcctccttaaggggtgaatgtcttcatcctttttgacccatacctgccttCCTTGTGGTGGATGTTGACAGACCTTCATCTGGTGGTCCATCCACTTTATAATACTCTGCATCAACCTTGGCAACTCTTTATAGAATTGATCACTCTCAGCCTTATGTGGCTTCTTCATGTGatgccttgatttgtttgtcttgggtttgccagtttgattggtaggaacaaattTCTGCTATTGTAGCTGATATTGTGCAGCTTGATGCCATGGGGCCAGATGTTATGGAGCCTGatgttgtgcaaatttatttaactcgcaagtgcataaatcgtttgcaatatagagttttgcaagtgcgaggtcaatcccacaaggaattgtgttgagaaaattaatctctattcaaaccaatcctattttaacctagttccaaatttagagatttttaacaaaataaaaacataaactcaagaaaacaaaagataaggttctaaggttcaagaatccacacccaccaaatcatagcaacatattctcatgctcatctacaccgatttgaagttctcatcatacaaatcttaggtatgctctacgtTGCTTCAAAAATCGTTTGAGTCATTCAATGAATCAATTCTTTatacaaattgaaaaagatACCCGGTGTTCCCCAGATCATCCATTGtacccattcaaagaacaaacTACAATGGATACCTagtttttcaccaaatcatcaaatgtactCGTCGAACGACACACAATGAATACCCatcgttttgataaataaaacccaagtaatcaattaaatgagacaacctCAAATCATCATTTGTActcggaaatcacaagagatacacAAAAATCATCTCACAAATCGAATAAaagtagaacaattataaatcaaaagcccataaacacaaatagcataaacaagcatgaaaacatagtttctcttcaatggtaaggcttcatcctcaaccgtAGTTAAgaatttagctacacatgataaaaaaataaaacctaaaaccttgaattaaaag
Coding sequences:
- the LOC133878591 gene encoding uncharacterized protein LOC133878591 produces the protein MEVAMIRANVEEDREATMARFLHGLNREIADIVELQHYVELTDMVHQAIKVEEQFKRKGLARRGQPMATTSPWKTAPKRDEQLQNKQKFEPSKNAKPTTTTTSGNTEASISKTRDIKCFKCQGRGHIASQCVNKRVMVINAQGELESENEEEVDDDDMPPLEDADDEQNAVVGDLLVARRVLNVQVKEEESNQRENLFHTRCFVNNKVCSVIIDGGSCTNVASTY